GTGGTTCTTTAGACATCAAGAACAAGCATTTATTAAGGCACTTTATAAATTTATTCAAGATTTTAATTCGCTCAAAAagccaaacattttttttctacaacagCATAGATACAGAGGCCAGCAACATTTTTTAGAGCTTGGGTCATAATTGAAATCAGTTCTACTCCACCCTACACTGCCTGTTCACTGTGTTCCATGGTgccaaaaatattattaaacctaattctgttttttctttttatggcAATTAATGCTGCAAGAGATTTCTGTCATCTCTATCTCTGTGACTATGTCTGAGCTGGTTTATCGGAATGTCAGTGCTCTCGGTTTTGCTTATTTTTAGCTCTCAACGTGTGCAGTGAGTGTTATGCTTCATTTGCTGGTTTCGTTTTAACGCTTTAACTCCAGATAAACATCTGCAGGACATGCTATTAGAGCTCTTTAGTGATATGGACATTAAAATTACACAATACACTCACATTATGAActtaaaagaaagacaaaacatatataataataataataaatgactaataaacaaatatgtatGCTGTATCTgagtactgtatttttttaaactgctttaATCTGGTCAGGGTCATATTTTTGGACCTGATTCCTAAAACAATAGGCAAAAGGCAGATGGACTAGCATCTCCCTGGACAAGATCCCAATTCATCTTGGCCTAACACACTCTACCCACAGTCAAGTATTAAGCTTATGAGAGAGGCAACCAGAATATCCTAGTAAGAATCCATTAAGCTATCAATTCTTATAATAACCCCTGTACCATAACCACAAAAGTATTCATGGTTCCTTATTTTCAGTCCTCTTATTTTTCAAACATGGCAAGGGTCTCAAAGTATTTCAGATTTTGATTATGGTTCCACTGATGCTTCTTTAAAGGATCAGGTAGTGTTTTTAATATGATGTTCAAAGCAGGGGCTTTTTTCAAACAGCTAATTACTGTGGAGGTGGCACcttattagattttaaaaactgATTGTCTGATTTTGTTTGCCTTTGTATTTTAGTCACTGTTCTCACAACTTTTTTAACTTcattgcaatattttttttatttgcttaagtattttaatatcaaaacaacctttaaaatatattactttttttttcattttcttgaaGAGTACTAATAATTCTTCAGTCTGAAGAGATTTTACCAGTTAGAAAGTGTTTAAATCTACTCTCAACACGGTACTGTTCCTGAAGGCATGTGTTCAGTGTAGTCATGCACAGTTAAATCAGCTAATAGAAGGGTTGGTACTTAGCTGACAGAATGATTAAGATATGCCAAAGAAAAAAGCTCCGGCTCTGAATATGACTACACAATACCTCACTAGTACCTTACAGTAAAATTCTATTTTTTGTATCTGCTTCAAGAGTTATGAAAATTACTACTAAGtcttgtatttgtttaaatttgtatcttcagtgtttgattatttttctgttgTCTTCTCAGCCTGAAAGCCATTCTTTCTAATCCACCGGCCAATGGAGCATTAGACCTCTCCAGCATTCCTCTGGGGGTGAAGGATATGGAGCGTCTGTGCTCGCACCTGCAGCGACATGCCTCTCGTATTTCCAGCCTAGAGCTGGGCTTCACAGAGCTCACAGACGAGGCCTTTCTTGTGCTCCTGCCTACTCTGGCCTCACTGCCTCGACTTGAAACACTGGCACTCAACGGCAACAGGCTGACACGAGCCGTGCTCAAGGAGCTGACAGACACACTGAAGGAGCCTGATCGTTTCCCTAGCATCACATGGATCGACCTTGGAAACAACGTGGACATCTTCTCCCTTCCGCAGTCATTCCTAGTCAGCTTGCGTAAACGTTGCCCAAAGAAGGGCAACCTGCCTACCATTCTGGAGTTCGGAGAGAGCCAGGCAAGTGAACCAGAGGGCCGGCCAGATGAGGATGACACGGATAACACTGACGATACAAACAAGACCCTGAGCCTGGGTGAGCTCAGGTCTGAGGTGGACTGTGAGATGGATGGGGAGATGGAGATTGAAGAGATGATGGAAGAGCTGCTCGACTTTGATAGGGAGGTCAGAGGACCAGATGATGAAGAAAGTGTATGGACAATGGAGGAGCTGAGAGCTGCAAGAGGGCCAAATGAAACACAAAGCAGTGTAAAAAAAGCAACTAAGGCTGAAGGTGAGGAGGACACACACAGCCAGAGCTCTCAGCTGTCATATTCTAGTCAGTCAGAGGACTCTTCAGCAGCCTTCGGCAGGAGAAAGAACACTTGTATGGCTAAGGGGTGTCATTCTCCTGGAAACCTGACCTGAGCAGATTTGCCCAATTTAGAAATTGTAGCCTTTAAGCCTGTCCTGTCCCAAGAGTCAGAACAGACCTTGGTTTAGAGTGTTTACAGGCTAGAGTGATAAATATCAAGGTAGAAAAAGACAAGGGGGGTGACTCACTTAAAAGTAAGGCAccatgtggtaaaaaaaatatattttgtgtatatcATTGATAAAATTCAAACCTATACCATTTATGAGGTATAACAATCATATTATTTAGAGTAAGGTAAGATACCCTTTGCAGTTTATCTGCTTCTCTTTCAGGTAATACCCCTTGGTTATATTGTATGGTCCTAACAACAGACTGTTACCTATGTGCCTGTCTGACCCTGTTAAGAAGGATGTTTGTGCAGATGTGCGACAGTAGTCTGAGGGTTGGTGCGCATGCGGCGAATTAGATATGGGGACAAACTCACCAGCTTGACATTATTAGGTCTAGGTTGGACATATCCTTCTCTGCCTATGCATTCAGCAGACTTTGAAATGCATGTCCCCAGTGTCAGAACAGCCTGTACTCCcgaagaaaggaaagaggaaacCAAAAATACTTTGATGATTCCCTCAGTTCAACTTTTGAAAATTGTTGTGCTTTATGGTGGACTGGCACCAAAGACTGAAGGACAgaataacataaaatataaaacataaatgtcCTGATTATTACTATATATTGAAAGGTATCAAAGCTTTGCTCTTCCTTTTATATAGTCATTCTAATCTGCTATATATTTGCAATTATTTtggtatatttttaatataatcacCCAGCCATTGTGTTATAGAgtatttgtttgaaatattaatTTACGAGTTATGACACATGTATAACTTCCATTTATTCATTGAGTATCACCTCACCAGCACATACTCATACATCAGTAGGTCCCATCTACAGTATATTCGATCTCTTGAATATGGTTTATGACATGGCTAATATTATCCCCCACTATAATACTTATAAAATCTGTGAATCAGGTCTTGCTCTGCTATTTTGCTCTTGTACAGAgtttctgtaataaatatattattttgtaagGACCATATTTCTGTTGTAGACTGTTTTCTGGAACCTTCTTTGATGATCATAGTGAGGTAGTCAGGAATGCATCATGTTACATATATACAGATAACACTTATTTCACACAATTTAATTTTTctgaaggttaaaaaaaatggttttttGTTATATTCAGACTTATCACCTTAATCAAAGGGTCTAACAGgcttataaacatattaaaGGGGAAAATCACCCTGAAAAATTGCTACTCCTTCTGTGACATATAATTTGCAGTTGTGTTctagatttattttgtaattaaattcAGAATTGACTTTTAGTCTGTCCAGCTTTCTCACCTCCTCATCTGTACACTCTGCTCAATAAGATGAAATTTTAAAGGTAAAAATGCCATTACTAATACCACCATCAATACAATCGTGTGTTGTGTCATGTAGGTTACTTACTAGCAAAATCAAGTCCCAGCAGTTACTCAGGACATCTGTGTTACTTTGCTAGCACTaacattggatttcttttgTGTATGTGACAGTGAACCTTTCTAAAATGGGGAGTGAGAAAAGAagcttttgttgttttgttttaaagcacCAAACAATAAAATCTGACATGCCATAAATTCATGCCAGACAACTACTGGCTTTTCAAAGGAACAATAAAAATGCACACTAGCTAACATATTAGTACCAAAATCACTGAACATATCACAAACATCAAAACAGTACATATATCTCTattaacactaaacacacaacaaGTAGTCTCTACAGATTCACAGTATCAAACACCACTGCAGGTTTAATACCACACAGAAATCATTGATGGAAACTAGAATTTATAATAGTGAACAGATTTTAGACCAGTATCTACTAAAAAAACCTAGTCAATGAGCTTATTGAATGATTTGCCAAAATTTTAGGTAAAGCAACAAATCTCATCCTTCCtagtgaaaaaatgtaaaactattaAAGAACCCTCATTGGTTTCTACTACAAATACTTTACAAACCATTAGCTgttaaccattaaaaccattgccaaatggtttctataatgcattttgtgtataattgattgtcattattattatcaaaccaatgaaacatttattaaaacttaTTGGAATCTGTATGAGATACTATGTTTTGGTGTCTAGTAACTGATCGACAAATTACCAAAGGTTTTTGGCCGCTGCCAACTATTTCCTATGACGtgccaaaaatgtaaatttactgAGGGCCCATGGGCTGCAaataaatgttgtattataccaaacattatattacaaaactaaGTTGACATGGTTCCTTTCATTTATGGTTTAAaatcaaaacataaaacaaaaaaatgactttgtgatCTTCTTAATTAAAGCAGTTTTATTTCCAAAGTTCTAGTCCAGTGAACATTAATATTACaataagaaacaataaaaatgtatggtACATAAAAGTGGTACATATGGTGCATATGGTACAATCAAGTTTAATGCCTAACACAGCTattcagtgacctctaatgagacATGAAGTTGGTTATAATTTTTCAAAAGTTTTCCAAAGGCATAATATTTTTTACTCTCTTCTCATATATGGCATGGAAAATCAAAGTTACCATGAGCCACATTTGGCTTGCGGACCCCTCGTTTAGGCGTCTTCACACTATACATAACATGCCACCAAGATAAGGCAACAAATTACCACTTAAGGCCCACAGGGACCATTAAACCAGATATAATTCCTATTATAACCGTTAAAACCATTACAAAGTCCATAGTGGTTTCTATTTTCTCAGTAGGGATGTTAATGATCTTGACATGGATCAGCAGGATGTGCAACCTTAACAAATGATTTGTAACTTTTAAATCGTGTCTTGGTCAGACATTTAATGTCGTCTGAATCTTGAATCTGAAAAATTTGTAATTGATACTTAGTGGTTAAtagtttattatagttttatagcTTGTGGGCTGTAATGATCAATCAGTCGTGGAAAATGTGAATGTGCATCTCCGGGCGATGGCGACACCCAGTGGTCATTCAAgccactgcaaaaaataccaatGCTCTGTTAAAGAGTGCATGTGGAAACATCTAATAGTAATCATTTAGTTCGTATAGACAGACTGACAGCAGATTAAATTGTTGTGGAAAGTTTTCCCAGTGTCGAACGGAAAGAAAGCCTCAGCATGAGTCACGCTTTGCAAATAAAACTACACCCGAATgaatgatcagtgatgagtgagtAATGAAGCGGATGTGCGGGATCTGGTTTGCTCTCCGTATCTACATCTCCCTTTTTAATGACAACGTTATTGTGATGTTCTATACATGTTATTGATAAAAAACGTTTATTTCTGGAAGGTACGGATTTTCTGGAAGGTGTCGAGAGGGAGGTGAGTGTGTGACGTCACATCCGGGAAATCAGGGCAAAGATTGTTTCAGCAGGTCCGCCATTTCAAATATTTGAACTTCCTCGGTGAGAAGTTGCAGTGCAGGTCAGAGGGCCGTCATTCCTCTGCTCCGACTGCGGGAACATTAGGCGCACGGGTCGCTTGTGCACATGTGCGCTGGGGCTGCGACTTTCATTCCGGCCTGGTTGTGAGTAAAGGCGAATGCTGCTGGCTGCTCGGGACGAGCTGAATGGTGGAAAGGCGCtgaagtttttttgtgtgtaagtgagcgagcgagttagtgtgtgtatgaactgAGCTGAGCGCGTCTGGCGGATCCGGACACACAGCAGGCCCGGGTGAAAGCCTCGGCTTTTGGGTGGCAGCCATGGCCGGACACTTCGACGCGGAGGACCGGGGTAGCTGGTACTGGGGCAGACTTAGCCGACAAGAAGCCGTGTCCCTGCTCCAGGGACAGAGACATGGTGTGTTTTTAGTGCGGGACTCCATCACCAGCCCCGGAGACTATGTGCTGTCTGTGTCCGAAAACTCGAAAGTCTCTCATTATATCATCAACAGCATCAGCAACAGCCGGCAGTCCGCTCCGGGTGAGACCCTGTGCTAATGGCTACCATTACACACTGACTAGCgctagcgtttttttttttaaacaatgcacTTATTTTAAGTGTCCTTTTTTAATATCCATACCAGTTTTATCCAAATTAAATAGCTTCTAAACGATAATAAACGGAGTATTCATAAATCTGGCTCATTAGCCTGGCTAGCTTA
The DNA window shown above is from Silurus meridionalis isolate SWU-2019-XX chromosome 12, ASM1480568v1, whole genome shotgun sequence and carries:
- the lrrc75a gene encoding leucine-rich repeat-containing protein 75A, coding for MGAKQAKSPDEAGASPQSARCRRTPTRERGNDMRASLVLRAGERLARAGPPPPYQRRVGMIQDMMLMAKQGKQDEATEMLRTLRQDLGMESTSLDDVLYRYASFRNLVDPITHDLIISLARYIHCPKTEGDSLGAMEKVCRQLTYHLSPHSQWRRQGLLKRKPQACLKAILSNPPANGALDLSSIPLGVKDMERLCSHLQRHASRISSLELGFTELTDEAFLVLLPTLASLPRLETLALNGNRLTRAVLKELTDTLKEPDRFPSITWIDLGNNVDIFSLPQSFLVSLRKRCPKKGNLPTILEFGESQASEPEGRPDEDDTDNTDDTNKTLSLGELRSEVDCEMDGEMEIEEMMEELLDFDREVRGPDDEESVWTMEELRAARGPNETQSSVKKATKAEGEEDTHSQSSQLSYSSQSEDSSAAFGRRKNTCMAKGCHSPGNLT